The Oncorhynchus kisutch isolate 150728-3 unplaced genomic scaffold, Okis_V2 Okis07a-Okis12b_hom, whole genome shotgun sequence genome includes a region encoding these proteins:
- the LOC109877068 gene encoding caspase-6 isoform X2, with protein sequence MSYPGNKDTKGSLEKDNKTSQTTGPSVNLTETDGYFCSSFSMDPAEEYKMNHKRRGLALIFNQEHFYWHLRMPPRNGTNADRSNLVKRFEDLNFEVQAFDNLKVEEVLDQISQAAEANHADADCFVCVFLSHGENDHVYAYDDKIAIQDITALFKGDKCKSLVGKPKIFILQACRGDKHDDPVTPMDVVDSEVKTNEVVVDAGVVYTLPAGADFIMCYSVAEGYYSHRETINGSWYIQDLCGAMRKFGDSLEFTELLTLVNRKVSMRSVGNCNDKTAIGKKQVPCFASMLTRKLYFRPKKQ encoded by the exons ATGTCGTATCCAGGGAATAAAGATACTAAAG GAAGCTTGGAAAAAGACAACAAAACATCCCAGACGACAG GTCCTAGTGTGAACCTTACAGAAACAGATGGGTATTTCTGCAG TTCTTTCTCTATGGACCCTGCGGAGGAGTATAAGATGAACCACAAGCGGCGAGGCCTGGCTCTCATCTTCAACCAGGAGCACTTCTACTGGCATCTGAGGATGCCCCCCCGCAACGGGACCAATGCTGACCGCTCCAATCTGGTCAAAAG ATTTGAGGACTTGAACTTTGAAGTGCAGGCCTTTGATAATCTGAAGGTGGAGGAAGTTCTGGATCAAATCAGTCAGG CGGCTGAGGCCAACCATGCTGATGCAGACTGCTTCGTGTGCGTCTTTCTGAGCCACGGAGAGAACGACCACGTCTATGCTTACGACGACAAGATCGCTATCCAGGACATCACTGCCCTGTTCAAAGGAGACAAGTGTAAGAGCCTGGTGGGCAAGCCCAAGATCTTCATACTACAG GCGTGCCGTGGGGACAAGCATGACGATCCAGTGACCCCCATGGACGTGGTGGACAGCGAAGTGAAGACCAACGAGGTGGTGGTGGACGCTGGGGTGGTCTACACCCTCCCTGCTGGCGCTGACTTCATCATGTGTTACTCTGTGGCTGAAG GCTACTATTCCCACCGCGAGACGATCAACGGCTCCTGGTACATCCAGGACCTGTGTGGGGCCATGCGGAAGTTCGGAGATTCCCTGGAGTTCACGGAGCTCCTGACCCTGGTCAACAGGAAGGTGTCCATGAGGAGCGTCGGGAATTGTAACGACAAGACCGCCATCGGGAAGAAACAGGTCCCCTGCTTCGCATCCATGCTCACCAGGAAGCTCTACTTCCGACCGAAGAAGCAGTAA
- the LOC109877065 gene encoding calcium uniporter protein, mitochondrial isoform X1, which translates to MASLRMVAKLRAGVVGCTKPFRYALKTTRSPVKLLHTIHPRQPQWRCPPQVVFCSTVAPSCDVVLQYKHGRPVLAVPLPSRQESCLFFLRPMLMTVGDLIHDLQREDPGVTSASVHTKDGARVANSTSIDSLLDKDFQLLINDAVYNIHSPERGEATLSQNIEASSVSSEHVVDVEDMKHMVQLLHTALHLPDHHLLKERQLLERLDGLKQDLSPLEQVKAQLARSAEFHSSRTLWTGVALLSVQGGALAWLTWWVYSWDVMEPVTYFLTYCTSIGVFSYYVLTKQDYVYPDAKDRQFLYYFHKGAKKERFNVQKYNELREELASVEEDLRRLRNPTQLQLPVEQIQSQP; encoded by the exons ATGGCTTCGTTGCGAATGGTCGCCAAACTCCGGGCTGGAGTTGTCGGATGTACTAAACCGTTCCGCTACGCACTCAAAACAACCCGATCTCCGGTGAAATTACTGCATACG ATCCATCCCAGACAGCCACAGTGGAGGTGTCCTCCCCAAGTGGTCTTCTGCAGTACTGTAGCACCCTCTTGTG ATGTGGTGTTGCAGTATAAACATGGACGACCGGTGCTGGCTGTGCCGCTACCCTCCAGGCAGGAGAGCTGTCTGTTCTTCCTCAGGCCCATGTTAATGACTGTAGGAGACCTCATCCACGACCTGCAGAGAGAAGACCCAGGAGTCACCTCTGCCTCTGTGCACACCaagg atGGTGCACGGGTAGCTAACAGCACCTCTATAGACAGTCTCCTGGACAAAGACTTCCAGCTCCTCATCAATGATGCTGTATACAACATCCACTCCCCTGAAAGAGGTGAAGCAACTCTTTCCCAAAACATAG AGGCGTCCAGTGTGTCCAGTGAGCATGTGGTGGACGTGGAGGACATGAAGCACATGGTGCAGCTGCTCCACACGGCCCTCCACCTGCCCGACCACCACCTGCTGAAGGAGAGGCAGCTGCTGGAGAGACTGGATGGACTCAAACAGGACCTCTCACCTCTGGAACAG GTGAAGGCACAGCTGGCGCGCAGTGCAGAGTTCCACTCCTCCAGGACTCTGTGGACAGGTGTGGCCTTGCTGTCTGTGCAGGGCGGGGCCTTGGCCTGGCTCACCTGGTGGGTGTACTCCTGGGATGTCATGGAGCCCGTCACCTACTTCCTCACCTACTGCACCAGCATCGGAGTCTTCTCCTACTATGTCCTCACCAAGCAG GATTATGTCTATCCAGATGCCAAAGACAGGCAGTTCCTGTATTACTTCCACAAGGGTGCCAAGAAGGAGCGCTTCAACGTGCAGAAGTACaatgagctgagagaggagtTGGCTTCG GTGGAAGAAGATTTGAGACGTCTAAGGAATCCAACCCAACTTCAGCTCCCTGTAGAACAGATCCAGAGCCAGCCATGA
- the LOC109877068 gene encoding caspase-6 isoform X3, whose translation MGSLEKDNKTSQTTGPSVNLTETDGYFCSSSFSMDPAEEYKMNHKRRGLALIFNQEHFYWHLRMPPRNGTNADRSNLVKRFEDLNFEVQAFDNLKVEEVLDQISQAAEANHADADCFVCVFLSHGENDHVYAYDDKIAIQDITALFKGDKCKSLVGKPKIFILQACRGDKHDDPVTPMDVVDSEVKTNEVVVDAGVVYTLPAGADFIMCYSVAEGYYSHRETINGSWYIQDLCGAMRKFGDSLEFTELLTLVNRKVSMRSVGNCNDKTAIGKKQVPCFASMLTRKLYFRPKKQ comes from the exons GAAGCTTGGAAAAAGACAACAAAACATCCCAGACGACAG GTCCTAGTGTGAACCTTACAGAAACAGATGGGTATTTCTGCAG CAGTTCTTTCTCTATGGACCCTGCGGAGGAGTATAAGATGAACCACAAGCGGCGAGGCCTGGCTCTCATCTTCAACCAGGAGCACTTCTACTGGCATCTGAGGATGCCCCCCCGCAACGGGACCAATGCTGACCGCTCCAATCTGGTCAAAAG ATTTGAGGACTTGAACTTTGAAGTGCAGGCCTTTGATAATCTGAAGGTGGAGGAAGTTCTGGATCAAATCAGTCAGG CGGCTGAGGCCAACCATGCTGATGCAGACTGCTTCGTGTGCGTCTTTCTGAGCCACGGAGAGAACGACCACGTCTATGCTTACGACGACAAGATCGCTATCCAGGACATCACTGCCCTGTTCAAAGGAGACAAGTGTAAGAGCCTGGTGGGCAAGCCCAAGATCTTCATACTACAG GCGTGCCGTGGGGACAAGCATGACGATCCAGTGACCCCCATGGACGTGGTGGACAGCGAAGTGAAGACCAACGAGGTGGTGGTGGACGCTGGGGTGGTCTACACCCTCCCTGCTGGCGCTGACTTCATCATGTGTTACTCTGTGGCTGAAG GCTACTATTCCCACCGCGAGACGATCAACGGCTCCTGGTACATCCAGGACCTGTGTGGGGCCATGCGGAAGTTCGGAGATTCCCTGGAGTTCACGGAGCTCCTGACCCTGGTCAACAGGAAGGTGTCCATGAGGAGCGTCGGGAATTGTAACGACAAGACCGCCATCGGGAAGAAACAGGTCCCCTGCTTCGCATCCATGCTCACCAGGAAGCTCTACTTCCGACCGAAGAAGCAGTAA
- the LOC109877068 gene encoding caspase-6 isoform X1, with amino-acid sequence MSYPGNKDTKGSLEKDNKTSQTTGPSVNLTETDGYFCSSSFSMDPAEEYKMNHKRRGLALIFNQEHFYWHLRMPPRNGTNADRSNLVKRFEDLNFEVQAFDNLKVEEVLDQISQAAEANHADADCFVCVFLSHGENDHVYAYDDKIAIQDITALFKGDKCKSLVGKPKIFILQACRGDKHDDPVTPMDVVDSEVKTNEVVVDAGVVYTLPAGADFIMCYSVAEGYYSHRETINGSWYIQDLCGAMRKFGDSLEFTELLTLVNRKVSMRSVGNCNDKTAIGKKQVPCFASMLTRKLYFRPKKQ; translated from the exons ATGTCGTATCCAGGGAATAAAGATACTAAAG GAAGCTTGGAAAAAGACAACAAAACATCCCAGACGACAG GTCCTAGTGTGAACCTTACAGAAACAGATGGGTATTTCTGCAG CAGTTCTTTCTCTATGGACCCTGCGGAGGAGTATAAGATGAACCACAAGCGGCGAGGCCTGGCTCTCATCTTCAACCAGGAGCACTTCTACTGGCATCTGAGGATGCCCCCCCGCAACGGGACCAATGCTGACCGCTCCAATCTGGTCAAAAG ATTTGAGGACTTGAACTTTGAAGTGCAGGCCTTTGATAATCTGAAGGTGGAGGAAGTTCTGGATCAAATCAGTCAGG CGGCTGAGGCCAACCATGCTGATGCAGACTGCTTCGTGTGCGTCTTTCTGAGCCACGGAGAGAACGACCACGTCTATGCTTACGACGACAAGATCGCTATCCAGGACATCACTGCCCTGTTCAAAGGAGACAAGTGTAAGAGCCTGGTGGGCAAGCCCAAGATCTTCATACTACAG GCGTGCCGTGGGGACAAGCATGACGATCCAGTGACCCCCATGGACGTGGTGGACAGCGAAGTGAAGACCAACGAGGTGGTGGTGGACGCTGGGGTGGTCTACACCCTCCCTGCTGGCGCTGACTTCATCATGTGTTACTCTGTGGCTGAAG GCTACTATTCCCACCGCGAGACGATCAACGGCTCCTGGTACATCCAGGACCTGTGTGGGGCCATGCGGAAGTTCGGAGATTCCCTGGAGTTCACGGAGCTCCTGACCCTGGTCAACAGGAAGGTGTCCATGAGGAGCGTCGGGAATTGTAACGACAAGACCGCCATCGGGAAGAAACAGGTCCCCTGCTTCGCATCCATGCTCACCAGGAAGCTCTACTTCCGACCGAAGAAGCAGTAA
- the LOC109877068 gene encoding caspase-6 isoform X4 translates to MGSLEKDNKTSQTTGPSVNLTETDGYFCSSFSMDPAEEYKMNHKRRGLALIFNQEHFYWHLRMPPRNGTNADRSNLVKRFEDLNFEVQAFDNLKVEEVLDQISQAAEANHADADCFVCVFLSHGENDHVYAYDDKIAIQDITALFKGDKCKSLVGKPKIFILQACRGDKHDDPVTPMDVVDSEVKTNEVVVDAGVVYTLPAGADFIMCYSVAEGYYSHRETINGSWYIQDLCGAMRKFGDSLEFTELLTLVNRKVSMRSVGNCNDKTAIGKKQVPCFASMLTRKLYFRPKKQ, encoded by the exons GAAGCTTGGAAAAAGACAACAAAACATCCCAGACGACAG GTCCTAGTGTGAACCTTACAGAAACAGATGGGTATTTCTGCAG TTCTTTCTCTATGGACCCTGCGGAGGAGTATAAGATGAACCACAAGCGGCGAGGCCTGGCTCTCATCTTCAACCAGGAGCACTTCTACTGGCATCTGAGGATGCCCCCCCGCAACGGGACCAATGCTGACCGCTCCAATCTGGTCAAAAG ATTTGAGGACTTGAACTTTGAAGTGCAGGCCTTTGATAATCTGAAGGTGGAGGAAGTTCTGGATCAAATCAGTCAGG CGGCTGAGGCCAACCATGCTGATGCAGACTGCTTCGTGTGCGTCTTTCTGAGCCACGGAGAGAACGACCACGTCTATGCTTACGACGACAAGATCGCTATCCAGGACATCACTGCCCTGTTCAAAGGAGACAAGTGTAAGAGCCTGGTGGGCAAGCCCAAGATCTTCATACTACAG GCGTGCCGTGGGGACAAGCATGACGATCCAGTGACCCCCATGGACGTGGTGGACAGCGAAGTGAAGACCAACGAGGTGGTGGTGGACGCTGGGGTGGTCTACACCCTCCCTGCTGGCGCTGACTTCATCATGTGTTACTCTGTGGCTGAAG GCTACTATTCCCACCGCGAGACGATCAACGGCTCCTGGTACATCCAGGACCTGTGTGGGGCCATGCGGAAGTTCGGAGATTCCCTGGAGTTCACGGAGCTCCTGACCCTGGTCAACAGGAAGGTGTCCATGAGGAGCGTCGGGAATTGTAACGACAAGACCGCCATCGGGAAGAAACAGGTCCCCTGCTTCGCATCCATGCTCACCAGGAAGCTCTACTTCCGACCGAAGAAGCAGTAA
- the LOC109877068 gene encoding caspase-6 isoform X6: MSYPGNKDTKGSLEKDNKTSQTTGPSVNLTETDGYFCSSFSMDPAEEYKMNHKRRGLALIFNQEHFYWHLRMPPRNGTNADRSNLVKRFEDLNFEVQAFDNLKVEEVLDQISQAAEANHADADCFVCVFLSHGENDHVYAYDDKIAIQDITALFKGDKCKSLVGKPKIFILQACRGDKHDDPVTPMDVVDSEVKTNEVVVDAGVVYTLPAGADFIMCYSVAEDLTAILVPGVPVQATIPTARRSTAPGTSRTCVGPCGSSEIPWSSRSS; this comes from the exons ATGTCGTATCCAGGGAATAAAGATACTAAAG GAAGCTTGGAAAAAGACAACAAAACATCCCAGACGACAG GTCCTAGTGTGAACCTTACAGAAACAGATGGGTATTTCTGCAG TTCTTTCTCTATGGACCCTGCGGAGGAGTATAAGATGAACCACAAGCGGCGAGGCCTGGCTCTCATCTTCAACCAGGAGCACTTCTACTGGCATCTGAGGATGCCCCCCCGCAACGGGACCAATGCTGACCGCTCCAATCTGGTCAAAAG ATTTGAGGACTTGAACTTTGAAGTGCAGGCCTTTGATAATCTGAAGGTGGAGGAAGTTCTGGATCAAATCAGTCAGG CGGCTGAGGCCAACCATGCTGATGCAGACTGCTTCGTGTGCGTCTTTCTGAGCCACGGAGAGAACGACCACGTCTATGCTTACGACGACAAGATCGCTATCCAGGACATCACTGCCCTGTTCAAAGGAGACAAGTGTAAGAGCCTGGTGGGCAAGCCCAAGATCTTCATACTACAG GCGTGCCGTGGGGACAAGCATGACGATCCAGTGACCCCCATGGACGTGGTGGACAGCGAAGTGAAGACCAACGAGGTGGTGGTGGACGCTGGGGTGGTCTACACCCTCCCTGCTGGCGCTGACTTCATCATGTGTTACTCTGTGGCTGAAG ATCTGACTGCCATACTTGTTCCCGGTGTCCCTGTGCAGGCTACTATTCCCACCGCGAGACGATCAACGGCTCCTGGTACATCCAGGACCTGTGTGGGGCCATGCGGAAGTTCGGAGATTCCCTGGAGTTCACGGAGCTCCTGA
- the LOC109877068 gene encoding caspase-6 isoform X5: protein MSYPGNKDTKGSLEKDNKTSQTTGPSVNLTETDGYFCSSSFSMDPAEEYKMNHKRRGLALIFNQEHFYWHLRMPPRNGTNADRSNLVKRFEDLNFEVQAFDNLKVEEVLDQISQAAEANHADADCFVCVFLSHGENDHVYAYDDKIAIQDITALFKGDKCKSLVGKPKIFILQACRGDKHDDPVTPMDVVDSEVKTNEVVVDAGVVYTLPAGADFIMCYSVAEDLTAILVPGVPVQATIPTARRSTAPGTSRTCVGPCGSSEIPWSSRSS from the exons ATGTCGTATCCAGGGAATAAAGATACTAAAG GAAGCTTGGAAAAAGACAACAAAACATCCCAGACGACAG GTCCTAGTGTGAACCTTACAGAAACAGATGGGTATTTCTGCAG CAGTTCTTTCTCTATGGACCCTGCGGAGGAGTATAAGATGAACCACAAGCGGCGAGGCCTGGCTCTCATCTTCAACCAGGAGCACTTCTACTGGCATCTGAGGATGCCCCCCCGCAACGGGACCAATGCTGACCGCTCCAATCTGGTCAAAAG ATTTGAGGACTTGAACTTTGAAGTGCAGGCCTTTGATAATCTGAAGGTGGAGGAAGTTCTGGATCAAATCAGTCAGG CGGCTGAGGCCAACCATGCTGATGCAGACTGCTTCGTGTGCGTCTTTCTGAGCCACGGAGAGAACGACCACGTCTATGCTTACGACGACAAGATCGCTATCCAGGACATCACTGCCCTGTTCAAAGGAGACAAGTGTAAGAGCCTGGTGGGCAAGCCCAAGATCTTCATACTACAG GCGTGCCGTGGGGACAAGCATGACGATCCAGTGACCCCCATGGACGTGGTGGACAGCGAAGTGAAGACCAACGAGGTGGTGGTGGACGCTGGGGTGGTCTACACCCTCCCTGCTGGCGCTGACTTCATCATGTGTTACTCTGTGGCTGAAG ATCTGACTGCCATACTTGTTCCCGGTGTCCCTGTGCAGGCTACTATTCCCACCGCGAGACGATCAACGGCTCCTGGTACATCCAGGACCTGTGTGGGGCCATGCGGAAGTTCGGAGATTCCCTGGAGTTCACGGAGCTCCTGA
- the LOC109877065 gene encoding calcium uniporter protein, mitochondrial isoform X2: MASLRMVAKLRAGVVGCTKPFRYALKTTRSPVKLLHTIHPRQPQWRCPPQVVFCSTVAPSCDVVLQYKHGRPVLAVPLPSRQESCLFFLRPMLMTVGDLIHDLQREDPGVTSASVHTKDGARVANSTSIDSLLDKDFQLLINDAVYNIHSPEREASSVSSEHVVDVEDMKHMVQLLHTALHLPDHHLLKERQLLERLDGLKQDLSPLEQVKAQLARSAEFHSSRTLWTGVALLSVQGGALAWLTWWVYSWDVMEPVTYFLTYCTSIGVFSYYVLTKQDYVYPDAKDRQFLYYFHKGAKKERFNVQKYNELREELASVEEDLRRLRNPTQLQLPVEQIQSQP; the protein is encoded by the exons ATGGCTTCGTTGCGAATGGTCGCCAAACTCCGGGCTGGAGTTGTCGGATGTACTAAACCGTTCCGCTACGCACTCAAAACAACCCGATCTCCGGTGAAATTACTGCATACG ATCCATCCCAGACAGCCACAGTGGAGGTGTCCTCCCCAAGTGGTCTTCTGCAGTACTGTAGCACCCTCTTGTG ATGTGGTGTTGCAGTATAAACATGGACGACCGGTGCTGGCTGTGCCGCTACCCTCCAGGCAGGAGAGCTGTCTGTTCTTCCTCAGGCCCATGTTAATGACTGTAGGAGACCTCATCCACGACCTGCAGAGAGAAGACCCAGGAGTCACCTCTGCCTCTGTGCACACCaagg atGGTGCACGGGTAGCTAACAGCACCTCTATAGACAGTCTCCTGGACAAAGACTTCCAGCTCCTCATCAATGATGCTGTATACAACATCCACTCCCCTGAAAGAG AGGCGTCCAGTGTGTCCAGTGAGCATGTGGTGGACGTGGAGGACATGAAGCACATGGTGCAGCTGCTCCACACGGCCCTCCACCTGCCCGACCACCACCTGCTGAAGGAGAGGCAGCTGCTGGAGAGACTGGATGGACTCAAACAGGACCTCTCACCTCTGGAACAG GTGAAGGCACAGCTGGCGCGCAGTGCAGAGTTCCACTCCTCCAGGACTCTGTGGACAGGTGTGGCCTTGCTGTCTGTGCAGGGCGGGGCCTTGGCCTGGCTCACCTGGTGGGTGTACTCCTGGGATGTCATGGAGCCCGTCACCTACTTCCTCACCTACTGCACCAGCATCGGAGTCTTCTCCTACTATGTCCTCACCAAGCAG GATTATGTCTATCCAGATGCCAAAGACAGGCAGTTCCTGTATTACTTCCACAAGGGTGCCAAGAAGGAGCGCTTCAACGTGCAGAAGTACaatgagctgagagaggagtTGGCTTCG GTGGAAGAAGATTTGAGACGTCTAAGGAATCCAACCCAACTTCAGCTCCCTGTAGAACAGATCCAGAGCCAGCCATGA
- the LOC109877065 gene encoding calcium uniporter regulatory subunit MCUb, mitochondrial isoform X3, with translation MASLRMVAKLRAGVVGCTKPFRYALKTTRSPVKLLHTIHPRQPQWRCPPQVVFCSTVAPSCDVVLQYKHGRPVLAVPLPSRQESCLFFLRPMLMTVGDLIHDLQREDPGVTSASVHTKDGARVANSTSIDSLLDKDFQLLINDAVYNIHSPERGEATLSQNIEASSVSSEHVVDVEDMKHMVQLLHTALHLPDHHLLKERQLLERLDGLKQDLSPLEQVKAQLARSAEFHSSRTLWTGVALLSVQGGALAWLTWWVYSWDVMEPVTYFLTYCTSIGVFSYYVLTKQDYVYPDGSWLLSSVGLCLSRWIVVVVLCRIMSIQMDRGCCPL, from the exons ATGGCTTCGTTGCGAATGGTCGCCAAACTCCGGGCTGGAGTTGTCGGATGTACTAAACCGTTCCGCTACGCACTCAAAACAACCCGATCTCCGGTGAAATTACTGCATACG ATCCATCCCAGACAGCCACAGTGGAGGTGTCCTCCCCAAGTGGTCTTCTGCAGTACTGTAGCACCCTCTTGTG ATGTGGTGTTGCAGTATAAACATGGACGACCGGTGCTGGCTGTGCCGCTACCCTCCAGGCAGGAGAGCTGTCTGTTCTTCCTCAGGCCCATGTTAATGACTGTAGGAGACCTCATCCACGACCTGCAGAGAGAAGACCCAGGAGTCACCTCTGCCTCTGTGCACACCaagg atGGTGCACGGGTAGCTAACAGCACCTCTATAGACAGTCTCCTGGACAAAGACTTCCAGCTCCTCATCAATGATGCTGTATACAACATCCACTCCCCTGAAAGAGGTGAAGCAACTCTTTCCCAAAACATAG AGGCGTCCAGTGTGTCCAGTGAGCATGTGGTGGACGTGGAGGACATGAAGCACATGGTGCAGCTGCTCCACACGGCCCTCCACCTGCCCGACCACCACCTGCTGAAGGAGAGGCAGCTGCTGGAGAGACTGGATGGACTCAAACAGGACCTCTCACCTCTGGAACAG GTGAAGGCACAGCTGGCGCGCAGTGCAGAGTTCCACTCCTCCAGGACTCTGTGGACAGGTGTGGCCTTGCTGTCTGTGCAGGGCGGGGCCTTGGCCTGGCTCACCTGGTGGGTGTACTCCTGGGATGTCATGGAGCCCGTCACCTACTTCCTCACCTACTGCACCAGCATCGGAGTCTTCTCCTACTATGTCCTCACCAAGCAG GATTATGTCTATCCAGATGGATCGTGGTTGTTGTCCTCTGTAGGATTATGTCTATCCAGATGGATCGTGGTTGTTGTCCTCTGTAGGATTATGTCTATCCAGATGGATCGTGGTTGTTGTCCTCTGTAG